One Streptococcus sp. zg-86 DNA window includes the following coding sequences:
- a CDS encoding VanZ family protein, with protein MNKKYLLLDSMNALLSFFVCRYVFMHYLYFQYYLRMVVRMPEIDFVGPLLVILVMSYSVFVFMSFFYRKHVDRKMILVLYAIYFACLAFLLVFKSMGIKGLVLNPMETLQDIQARNIFVPLMNLVMLTPLGTLITRKKQFLVAVVGVIGVEIAQYVFSFGICDTGDIVLNSVGILTGIAIRQIGLLKFFLEKIG; from the coding sequence ATGAATAAGAAGTACCTCCTGTTAGATAGTATGAATGCCCTGCTTTCTTTTTTCGTGTGTCGCTACGTCTTTATGCACTATCTTTATTTTCAATATTATCTTCGGATGGTAGTGCGTATGCCTGAGATTGATTTTGTGGGACCATTGCTGGTCATTCTCGTCATGAGCTATAGTGTATTTGTTTTTATGAGCTTTTTCTATCGGAAGCACGTAGACAGGAAAATGATTCTAGTGCTATATGCCATTTATTTTGCTTGTTTAGCTTTCCTACTGGTTTTCAAAAGCATGGGGATTAAAGGGCTTGTCTTGAATCCGATGGAAACACTACAAGATATACAAGCTAGAAATATCTTTGTTCCTTTGATGAATCTTGTCATGCTTACTCCTCTAGGAACACTCATTACTAGGAAAAAACAATTTTTAGTCGCAGTTGTTGGCGTGATAGGAGTTGAAATCGCCCAGTATGTCTTTAGCTTTGGGATTTGTGATACAGGAGATATTGTGCTAAATAGCGTAGGGATCTTGACTGGAATAGCCATCAGACAAATCGGCTTGCTAAAATTCTTCTTAGAGAAGATAGGCTAG
- a CDS encoding DUF3284 domain-containing protein: MEARLTVTGQPELYYQLCLELFQADYQGATGQTIPLSEIREGLSFVKRFGKKREQSVKVTLQQLVENQSYAVAIQSNRGVQFLTYQLRSLGQDEVEICYSEDYLPEGRFNQLNYKLLLPLMRRSLEKRMLLQIKKFAEFAIKKEVP, encoded by the coding sequence ATGGAAGCACGTTTGACAGTTACTGGCCAGCCTGAGTTATACTATCAGCTCTGTTTAGAACTGTTTCAGGCCGACTATCAAGGAGCAACGGGACAAACGATTCCACTGTCTGAGATAAGAGAGGGCTTGAGTTTCGTCAAGCGATTTGGTAAGAAAAGAGAGCAATCTGTTAAGGTTACCTTGCAACAGTTGGTTGAAAATCAGTCTTATGCTGTCGCTATTCAATCCAATCGTGGTGTGCAATTTTTGACCTATCAATTACGCTCTTTAGGACAGGATGAGGTAGAGATTTGCTATTCAGAGGATTATCTACCAGAGGGGCGCTTTAATCAGCTTAATTACAAGCTATTGTTGCCTCTTATGAGAAGGAGTTTAGAGAAGCGGATGCTTCTTCAAATTAAAAAATTTGCAGAATTTGCAATAAAAAAGGAGGTTCCTTAA
- a CDS encoding HAD family hydrolase, with amino-acid sequence MKALIFDLDDTLYNQEEPFKRAVQAYLPVQDGQMGDLYIAFRLYADEVFEAATAGDITLESSHIYRMKRALADVGYAVSDELAITIQQEYQENQGKLSLSPEFPAIFDYCRQNKIRLGIITNGPHLHQLRKLQSLEMTNWISEYVTIISGQVGVTKPSKEIFDLMVEKMQLLPEDMCYVGDSFENDVAGAKAAGWKAIWLNHRKRKQPQSPYQADAVVEEREELLGVIEQLVSHSVTQFEAEQQGKANE; translated from the coding sequence ATGAAAGCATTGATTTTTGATTTGGACGATACCTTGTATAATCAGGAAGAGCCCTTTAAGCGGGCGGTTCAGGCATATCTACCTGTCCAAGATGGGCAAATGGGTGACTTATATATAGCCTTTAGACTGTATGCGGATGAGGTTTTTGAAGCCGCGACAGCAGGCGATATCACACTCGAAAGTAGCCATATTTACCGAATGAAGCGAGCTTTGGCTGATGTTGGCTATGCGGTTTCAGATGAATTGGCGATCACTATTCAGCAAGAGTACCAAGAAAACCAAGGGAAGCTATCGCTTAGTCCAGAATTTCCAGCTATTTTTGACTATTGTCGTCAGAACAAGATTCGTCTGGGGATTATTACCAATGGCCCACATCTTCATCAATTGCGCAAGTTGCAATCCTTAGAAATGACCAATTGGATTTCAGAGTATGTGACCATTATTTCTGGTCAAGTGGGAGTAACCAAGCCTTCTAAGGAGATTTTTGACCTAATGGTAGAGAAGATGCAACTCTTACCTGAGGACATGTGCTATGTTGGTGATTCCTTTGAAAATGATGTTGCCGGTGCAAAAGCTGCAGGTTGGAAAGCCATTTGGCTCAATCACCGGAAACGGAAACAGCCCCAAAGTCCCTATCAAGCAGATGCGGTGGTGGAGGAGCGGGAAGAACTGCTCGGTGTGATTGAGCAATTAGTCAGTCACTCAGTTACCCAGTTTGAGGCAGAGCAGCAAGGAAAAGCCAATGAATAA
- a CDS encoding ABC transporter ATP-binding protein produces MRVMLTLLKEVRHVKGLFGLGILIYLGASTFVRLSPILLQQIIDGPITDLSKGLPFDQVAFLWQLATYIAVNIVGALFFYLSTRILMHCANRIAEILRNRTYDQMQRLPISYFDDKPAGKIATRIVNDTETLRNQFYATLVYIFNNLVYLVFTYGVIFYMNVHLGLVLLALLPVFYGLQLLYKRLTDQPMKDFYDARSDINTKVNEAMNGASLIQLYGQEEAIMQDFEQTATKMKQAENRVIWAQSIATWNMTEMVKYLVITLVLTIIGQQFLAGQWYLTAGLLFVYINYVSNAFDAMGRLVQQLPNMLRSLETGKRLLALLEEPMENDSEAELVVTTGRVVFDHVQFAYEEGKPILKDISFEVEKGETIALVGHTGSGKTSIMNLLYRFYDPQKGQVQIDGQNIRDYSRESVRNHMGIVLQDPYLFTGTIASNVSMNDEEMDRQKVLESLEKVGATDLLCRLEKGIDEPVVEKGAAFSSGERQLIAFARTLYSDPKILILDEATSHIDTETEEIIQHAMEVVKEGRTTFIIAHRLSTIQNANQILVLDKGEIVERGNHEELIALEGIYAQMQAIQQRVDTQF; encoded by the coding sequence ATGAGAGTGATGCTAACCTTATTAAAAGAAGTCCGTCATGTCAAGGGCTTGTTTGGTCTTGGGATTCTCATCTATCTTGGGGCTTCGACCTTTGTACGTCTATCACCTATCCTTTTGCAACAAATCATCGATGGTCCCATAACAGATTTGAGTAAGGGTTTACCTTTTGACCAAGTAGCCTTTCTCTGGCAATTAGCAACGTATATTGCGGTTAATATCGTAGGTGCTCTGTTTTTCTATCTCTCAACACGTATCCTGATGCACTGTGCCAACCGGATTGCGGAGATTCTACGCAACAGAACCTATGATCAGATGCAGCGGTTGCCGATTTCCTATTTTGATGACAAACCAGCAGGAAAGATTGCAACACGGATTGTTAACGATACAGAGACCTTACGCAATCAATTCTATGCGACCCTAGTCTACATCTTCAATAACCTTGTCTATTTGGTCTTTACCTACGGAGTTATTTTTTACATGAATGTCCATCTTGGACTGGTTCTGTTGGCTTTATTGCCAGTATTCTATGGTTTGCAGCTCCTGTACAAACGCTTGACGGATCAGCCGATGAAAGATTTTTACGATGCCCGAAGTGACATCAATACCAAGGTTAATGAAGCCATGAATGGGGCAAGTTTGATTCAGCTTTATGGTCAGGAAGAGGCCATTATGCAGGATTTTGAACAGACGGCTACTAAGATGAAACAAGCAGAGAATCGAGTCATCTGGGCCCAATCCATTGCTACATGGAACATGACAGAGATGGTCAAATACTTGGTCATTACCTTAGTCTTAACGATTATCGGTCAGCAATTTTTGGCAGGACAATGGTATCTGACTGCTGGCCTTCTCTTTGTGTATATCAACTATGTTTCCAATGCTTTTGATGCGATGGGACGATTGGTACAGCAACTTCCAAATATGTTGCGCTCCTTAGAAACAGGGAAACGCCTATTAGCTTTACTCGAAGAACCTATGGAAAATGATAGTGAGGCTGAATTAGTTGTCACAACGGGTCGTGTGGTATTTGACCATGTTCAGTTTGCTTATGAAGAAGGGAAACCGATTCTGAAAGATATTTCCTTTGAAGTCGAAAAAGGGGAGACGATTGCGCTTGTCGGTCATACTGGATCAGGCAAGACTTCCATTATGAACCTTCTCTATCGTTTTTATGACCCGCAAAAAGGGCAGGTTCAGATTGATGGTCAAAATATCAGAGACTATTCACGTGAAAGTGTGCGTAACCATATGGGTATTGTTCTCCAAGATCCCTATCTCTTTACAGGAACCATTGCTAGCAATGTTAGCATGAACGATGAGGAGATGGATCGGCAGAAGGTATTGGAATCCTTAGAAAAGGTCGGTGCAACGGATTTGTTGTGTCGTCTGGAGAAAGGAATTGATGAGCCTGTAGTGGAAAAAGGAGCTGCGTTTTCAAGTGGGGAGCGACAGTTAATTGCCTTTGCTCGTACACTGTACTCGGATCCGAAGATTCTCATTTTGGATGAAGCAACTTCGCACATTGATACAGAGACCGAAGAAATTATCCAGCATGCTATGGAGGTTGTGAAAGAGGGACGGACAACCTTTATTATTGCCCACCGCTTGTCTACCATTCAAAATGCCAATCAGATTTTGGTGCTTGATAAGGGAGAAATTGTAGAGCGAGGCAATCATGAGGAACTCATTGCGCTTGAAGGAATCTATGCACAAATGCAGGCCATTCAGCAGCGAGTTGATACCCAATTCTAA
- a CDS encoding PTS sugar transporter subunit IIC: MDTFMKISGKLGSQKHLVAIRDAFLAMFPLTMAGAIAVLINVLVRDIPNSMGNTGFAESMQPLITLNGCVYFGTIAIMALAFVFALGYNRAQYEKLNPIAGGLVSFAAFISTIPQTMTIVTDVAGLDKSIVKALADFGLTISESGLETSDWGAIKVAYAGATGLFTAMIIGLLSAEIYCFLMKKKITIKMPDTVPPAVNKAFASMIPGIVAIYVSAFIGFMAMQLSGQSLNDLVSTYIQKPLLGLSQGWFSVILLSFLVQLFWFFGLHGHNVLGPVLDGIYLPALLENTAAHEAGKTLPYIWTRGSFDAYGQMGGSGVTIAFIIAVFLFSKRQEYRAVAKLSAPMGVFNINEPITFGIPMVLNPLFIIPWLIVPPICCGIAYTATALGLIPPVYVSIPWITPPGLYAFLATGGNLLAGAISLFNVFVAFLIWTPFVIAANKVEVEENA, encoded by the coding sequence ATGGACACATTTATGAAAATTTCTGGCAAACTAGGATCGCAAAAACACTTGGTTGCCATAAGGGATGCATTTCTTGCTATGTTTCCACTCACCATGGCAGGAGCAATTGCTGTTTTAATCAACGTTTTAGTACGTGATATTCCAAACAGCATGGGAAATACTGGTTTTGCAGAGTCTATGCAGCCACTTATTACCTTAAATGGTTGTGTGTATTTTGGTACAATTGCCATTATGGCGCTAGCCTTTGTCTTTGCTCTTGGCTACAACCGAGCGCAATATGAAAAATTGAATCCTATTGCCGGTGGCCTAGTTTCTTTTGCAGCATTTATCTCAACCATTCCACAAACAATGACCATTGTAACAGATGTGGCAGGTTTAGATAAATCAATTGTTAAAGCCTTAGCTGATTTTGGTTTGACTATTTCTGAAAGTGGTTTGGAAACGTCAGATTGGGGGGCTATTAAGGTAGCTTATGCTGGAGCTACGGGCTTGTTTACAGCAATGATTATCGGTCTTCTTTCAGCAGAAATTTACTGCTTCTTGATGAAAAAGAAAATTACTATCAAGATGCCAGATACGGTTCCACCAGCTGTTAATAAGGCCTTTGCTTCTATGATTCCAGGGATTGTAGCGATATATGTATCTGCTTTCATCGGCTTCATGGCGATGCAATTATCCGGTCAATCCTTAAATGATTTAGTATCAACTTATATTCAAAAACCATTGCTTGGATTATCACAAGGCTGGTTCAGCGTTATCTTACTTTCTTTCTTGGTTCAATTATTCTGGTTCTTCGGACTTCATGGCCACAATGTATTGGGTCCTGTTTTGGACGGTATTTACCTACCTGCTTTGCTCGAAAATACAGCAGCGCATGAAGCTGGTAAAACCCTTCCATACATTTGGACTCGTGGGTCATTTGATGCTTATGGGCAAATGGGTGGTTCAGGAGTGACCATTGCCTTCATTATCGCAGTCTTCCTATTTTCAAAACGCCAAGAATACCGTGCAGTTGCAAAATTGTCTGCACCGATGGGTGTCTTTAATATCAATGAACCAATCACCTTTGGGATTCCAATGGTCTTAAATCCACTCTTCATTATTCCATGGCTTATCGTACCACCAATCTGTTGTGGAATTGCTTATACAGCAACAGCTCTAGGCTTGATTCCTCCAGTTTATGTATCTATTCCATGGATTACTCCTCCAGGACTTTATGCCTTCCTTGCAACAGGGGGAAATCTCTTAGCAGGTGCTATTTCACTCTTTAATGTCTTTGTTGCTTTCCTTATCTGGACACCATTTGTTATTGCAGCAAATAAGGTAGAAGTAGAGGAAAATGCGTAA
- a CDS encoding PTS sugar transporter subunit IIB: MKNIMLVCNAGMSTSMLVTKMLKSAADKGIETTIWAVPVSEVADEVANKSIDVLLVGPQVKFMLDEYKENYEPAIKVGDINMVDYGTMNGDKVLDFALALLGD; the protein is encoded by the coding sequence ATGAAAAATATTATGTTAGTATGTAATGCTGGTATGTCTACTAGTATGTTAGTGACCAAGATGTTGAAATCTGCGGCCGATAAAGGAATTGAAACAACTATTTGGGCTGTTCCTGTCTCAGAGGTTGCTGATGAAGTAGCGAATAAATCAATTGATGTCTTACTTGTTGGACCACAGGTTAAATTTATGTTGGATGAGTACAAGGAAAATTATGAGCCTGCAATCAAAGTAGGCGACATCAATATGGTAGATTACGGAACAATGAATGGGGACAAAGTCCTTGACTTTGCCTTAGCCTTACTAGGAGATTAA
- a CDS encoding DUF871 domain-containing protein — protein MLTLGFSLYPEKYDLKHSLDYIDLLARYGAKRLFMSLLQLSDGMDDYGQLYQAIIAYANQQGIRVIADVSPAFLEANGWQDCLIEKCREFGLAGLRLDEALPLADMVTLTHHSYGIKIELNMSTDKRLLTDLIAAGADLSNLIACHNFYPHEFTGLSRSHFLEMSRFYHERGIETAVFLSSNTALEGPWPVTEGLPTLEEIRHAPLTVQAEVMKATGLFDTVLISNQFIAETELASLVEVLGQDSVGLTYEPLVELTDIEQKVLAFPHRYRGDVSDFVIRSTEPRVQYQEATVPVRLQSKAVTRGTIVIDNDAYLRYKGEVQIALKSFTMTDKTNIVAQLTPWSLLILDYLQPWQAFRLVEEINPL, from the coding sequence ATGCTAACACTTGGCTTTTCACTCTATCCAGAAAAATATGACCTCAAGCATTCCCTTGATTATATTGACCTACTAGCTAGATATGGAGCGAAGCGACTCTTTATGAGTCTTCTGCAATTGTCAGATGGAATGGACGATTATGGTCAGCTTTATCAAGCCATTATTGCCTATGCAAATCAGCAGGGGATTCGAGTGATTGCGGATGTCAGCCCAGCTTTTTTGGAAGCAAATGGTTGGCAAGATTGTCTGATTGAAAAGTGTCGTGAATTTGGACTAGCAGGCCTAAGGCTTGATGAGGCCTTACCATTAGCTGATATGGTGACCTTGACCCATCATTCTTACGGCATTAAAATCGAGCTCAATATGAGTACTGATAAGCGGCTTTTGACAGACTTAATAGCAGCCGGTGCCGATTTGAGTAATCTCATTGCCTGTCATAACTTTTATCCTCATGAATTTACTGGTCTATCTCGTTCACATTTCTTGGAGATGTCACGTTTTTACCATGAGAGAGGTATCGAAACAGCAGTCTTTTTGAGTTCGAATACGGCCTTAGAAGGACCGTGGCCTGTTACAGAAGGTCTTCCAACTTTAGAAGAAATCCGTCATGCTCCACTAACTGTTCAGGCAGAAGTGATGAAAGCAACTGGCTTGTTTGATACGGTCCTAATTTCTAATCAATTCATAGCAGAAACAGAATTGGCAAGTTTGGTGGAGGTATTGGGACAGGACAGCGTTGGGCTAACCTATGAGCCCTTGGTGGAGTTAACAGATATAGAACAGAAAGTTCTAGCTTTTCCTCATCGCTATCGGGGAGATGTATCTGATTTTGTTATTCGCTCAACTGAACCACGTGTCCAATATCAAGAAGCGACTGTTCCTGTGCGACTTCAATCAAAAGCAGTTACACGCGGAACCATTGTGATAGATAATGATGCTTACTTGCGCTATAAGGGAGAAGTGCAAATCGCTCTTAAGTCCTTTACCATGACGGATAAGACAAACATCGTCGCCCAACTGACACCTTGGAGTTTGCTGATTTTAGATTATCTGCAACCTTGGCAAGCCTTTCGACTGGTAGAAGAGATCAATCCCCTTTAA
- a CDS encoding PTS lactose/cellobiose transporter subunit IIA, with protein MVEPVNLEAIMGLIMHGGDAKGNAVKAIRSAKKGDFEEAAAFLEKANQSLSIAHKSQTALLSEEASGQSVEVSLLMVHGQDHLMNAITFLDMAKETVDLYRRIEDMGG; from the coding sequence ATGGTAGAACCAGTAAATCTTGAAGCAATCATGGGGCTGATTATGCATGGAGGCGATGCCAAGGGAAATGCCGTTAAAGCGATTCGGTCTGCGAAGAAAGGCGATTTTGAAGAAGCAGCAGCCTTTCTTGAAAAAGCAAATCAATCCTTGAGCATTGCGCATAAATCTCAAACAGCTTTGTTATCAGAGGAAGCATCCGGTCAGTCGGTAGAAGTTTCCCTTCTAATGGTGCATGGACAGGATCATCTCATGAATGCTATTACATTTTTGGATATGGCCAAGGAGACGGTTGACCTTTACCGCCGAATAGAAGATATGGGGGGATAG
- a CDS encoding glycoside hydrolase family 1 protein: MSEKKVYRFPEGFLWGSSTSGPQSEGIVAGDGKTRSNWDAWYQQEPERFFDQVGPEQTSTFYQHYQEDIQLLKETGHTVFRTSIQWSRLMVDGVGQVNEKAVAFYRQVFQGIVAQGIKLIVNLYHFDLPYALQEKGGWENKETVYAYERYARTCFDLFGDIVDTWITFNEPIVPVECGYLGDYHLPGVIDAKAAALVAYHTQLASSLAVKVCHELHPEHRICIVLNLTPAYPRSDSKEDQDAARIAELFQMKSFLDPSVLGSYPTELVDILKRHAILPPATEEELRIIKENTVDFLGVNYYQPIRVQARSKQPSPDEPLTPHYYFEPYDMPGKKINPHRGWEIYEKGIYDIGINLKEQYGNIEWLVTENGMGVEGEDKFRKQGVIQDDYRIAFIEDHLIELHKAIEEGANCKGYLLWTFIDCWSWLNAYKNRYGLIELNLETQERIIKKSGHWFKKLSENNGFER; the protein is encoded by the coding sequence ATGTCAGAAAAAAAAGTGTATCGTTTCCCAGAAGGTTTTTTGTGGGGTAGTTCGACATCTGGACCACAGAGCGAAGGGATTGTTGCAGGAGACGGTAAGACGAGAAGTAATTGGGATGCTTGGTATCAACAGGAGCCAGAACGCTTTTTTGATCAGGTTGGTCCTGAACAAACCTCGACCTTCTATCAGCATTACCAAGAAGATATTCAGCTCTTGAAAGAAACAGGGCATACCGTTTTTCGGACCTCTATTCAGTGGTCACGTTTAATGGTAGACGGGGTCGGTCAGGTCAATGAAAAAGCTGTTGCCTTTTATCGTCAGGTTTTTCAAGGCATTGTAGCCCAAGGAATCAAGCTGATTGTCAATCTCTATCATTTTGATTTGCCATATGCCTTACAAGAAAAAGGAGGCTGGGAAAATAAGGAAACCGTTTATGCTTACGAGCGGTATGCGAGAACATGTTTTGACTTATTTGGTGATATTGTAGACACTTGGATTACCTTTAATGAGCCGATTGTGCCTGTTGAATGTGGTTATTTAGGTGATTATCATCTTCCTGGAGTGATTGATGCGAAAGCTGCAGCTTTGGTGGCTTACCATACGCAATTAGCAAGTTCCCTAGCGGTCAAGGTCTGTCATGAATTACATCCAGAACACCGGATTTGCATTGTCTTAAATTTGACTCCGGCCTATCCACGTAGTGATAGTAAAGAGGACCAAGATGCGGCTCGGATTGCGGAGTTATTCCAAATGAAGAGTTTTCTTGATCCGTCTGTCTTAGGTAGTTACCCGACTGAATTGGTGGATATTTTAAAAAGGCATGCTATTTTACCTCCGGCAACGGAAGAGGAATTGCGCATCATCAAAGAAAATACAGTAGACTTTTTGGGTGTGAACTACTACCAGCCGATTCGGGTGCAGGCAAGAAGCAAGCAACCAAGTCCTGATGAGCCACTAACACCGCATTACTATTTTGAACCCTATGATATGCCTGGTAAGAAAATCAATCCACATCGGGGTTGGGAAATTTATGAAAAAGGGATTTATGATATTGGGATAAATCTCAAGGAACAGTACGGGAATATCGAGTGGCTAGTGACAGAAAATGGTATGGGTGTAGAAGGCGAGGATAAATTCCGCAAGCAGGGTGTCATCCAAGACGATTATCGTATTGCCTTTATCGAAGATCATTTGATAGAACTCCACAAGGCGATTGAAGAAGGGGCGAACTGTAAAGGTTATCTGCTGTGGACCTTTATCGATTGCTGGTCTTGGCTCAATGCCTATAAAAATCGCTATGGTCTGATTGAGTTGAATTTGGAAACGCAAGAACGAATCATCAAAAAATCAGGTCATTGGTTCAAAAAACTAAGTGAGAACAATGGTTTTGAACGCTAG
- the ybeY gene encoding rRNA maturation RNase YbeY, which translates to MYIEMVDETKQVTEEMQQQIRDLLEFAAQKIGKEQKEMAVTFVDNARVHEVNLEYRGIDRPTDVVSLEYKPETEIVFDEEDLLENPELSEMLADFDAYIGELYISIDKAHEQAKDYGHSFEREMGFLAVHGFLHINGYDHYTPEEEAEMFGLQEEILTAYGLTRE; encoded by the coding sequence ATGTATATTGAAATGGTGGATGAAACAAAACAAGTGACAGAGGAAATGCAGCAACAGATTCGAGACTTGTTGGAGTTTGCGGCTCAAAAGATTGGTAAAGAGCAAAAAGAAATGGCTGTTACCTTTGTTGATAACGCGCGTGTCCATGAGGTCAATTTGGAATACCGTGGCATCGACCGTCCGACAGACGTAGTGAGTTTGGAGTATAAGCCAGAGACCGAGATTGTCTTTGATGAGGAAGATTTGCTTGAGAATCCAGAATTGAGCGAGATGCTAGCGGATTTTGATGCCTACATCGGTGAGTTGTATATCTCCATTGATAAGGCGCATGAACAAGCAAAAGACTATGGTCATAGTTTTGAACGTGAAATGGGCTTTTTAGCTGTGCATGGTTTTCTGCATATTAACGGTTATGACCATTATACGCCGGAAGAAGAAGCAGAAATGTTTGGTTTACAAGAAGAAATACTGACAGCTTATGGACTTACACGAGAATAA
- a CDS encoding BglG family transcription antiterminator, with amino-acid sequence MLTKKEAAIVDALLQHQTSYLSSQKIAAAIGMSDRTIRKYLGLIEDKIGHHGAVLTSKSGYGYLLSFTDEEAFQLYWQEVQKADRFIKEVTQLEESIDRRHYIIHKLFLEDDCPTISDLSQELYLSKTSIAQLLHDIKDLVLPYGIKVQTGRKGIRIVGKEGAIRHFIKDYFFLDSFQQSVFSLIHDELLEESHFSEIIMVVIDECRNAQLHLPDFILHNLVVHLALMIRRIHLGKEMKIVSGEQLGDSREYQVAQRILHRLSESFALVFPEKEAEYISIHLHRGSIEDTEEQEIPQKTDDLATQLNHQLEELGQELQVPLQTDGHLLESLKAHFVPLVHRLDNHIQLLNPLKEDIIKQYPLVFEAVKQHFSRMPLLQHYQITDDEYAYISLHILASLEKMSTQNHHRVLVVCASGYGSARMLQSRLEKEFPQELEIVEVASYLDLSEHKLKGIDFIISSVDLGNLVFLVPVVRVNVLLQSQDIARIRAHMAKKAWTSSDSDLVHTSEPRQNQQSLDITQLFQEHQFLYFDKAVDKETLLSEMIQRLDEAENQPFQLDFRKQIAVRENLSSIVYDEVLAFPHPAKALSLTEQVVVAICQEPVKWDKEHEKVQFIFLLSPSKGKNERMKVLTPALASFVHCPELHKELLSKPTLENFITVVRPLL; translated from the coding sequence ATGCTAACAAAAAAAGAAGCAGCAATTGTGGACGCTTTGCTGCAGCACCAAACTAGCTACCTTTCAAGTCAAAAAATTGCAGCAGCAATAGGGATGAGTGATCGAACCATTCGAAAGTATTTGGGACTGATCGAAGATAAAATAGGACATCACGGAGCTGTTTTAACGTCTAAGTCAGGCTATGGTTACCTGCTTTCCTTTACAGATGAGGAAGCCTTTCAATTGTATTGGCAAGAAGTGCAGAAAGCAGATCGGTTTATCAAGGAAGTCACCCAATTAGAAGAATCGATTGATAGGCGGCACTATATTATTCATAAACTCTTTTTGGAGGATGACTGTCCAACTATTTCTGATCTATCGCAGGAATTATATCTGAGTAAAACGAGTATTGCGCAACTGCTTCATGACATTAAGGACTTGGTTTTACCATACGGCATTAAGGTTCAGACGGGTCGTAAGGGTATTCGGATTGTCGGGAAGGAAGGTGCGATTCGCCATTTCATCAAAGATTATTTCTTTTTAGATAGTTTTCAGCAGTCAGTTTTTTCATTGATACATGATGAATTATTGGAGGAAAGCCATTTTTCAGAGATTATCATGGTGGTGATTGACGAATGTCGCAATGCCCAGCTACATTTGCCAGATTTTATTCTTCATAATTTAGTGGTTCATTTAGCCTTGATGATTCGTCGGATTCATCTAGGAAAAGAGATGAAGATTGTGTCCGGTGAGCAGCTAGGAGATAGTCGTGAGTATCAGGTTGCACAAAGAATTTTACATCGTCTGTCTGAAAGTTTTGCCTTGGTCTTTCCAGAGAAAGAGGCAGAATATATCTCCATTCATCTCCATAGGGGGAGTATAGAAGATACTGAGGAGCAGGAAATTCCTCAGAAAACAGATGATCTAGCGACTCAGCTTAATCATCAATTGGAAGAACTGGGGCAAGAATTACAGGTGCCATTGCAAACCGATGGACATCTGCTAGAGTCGCTAAAAGCTCACTTTGTTCCTCTTGTGCACCGACTAGATAATCATATTCAACTGCTTAATCCTTTAAAAGAAGATATTATCAAGCAGTATCCACTTGTATTTGAAGCTGTGAAGCAGCATTTTTCAAGAATGCCTCTGTTGCAGCATTACCAGATTACTGATGATGAGTATGCCTATATTAGTCTGCATATTTTGGCTTCCTTGGAAAAAATGAGCACCCAAAATCACCACCGTGTTTTGGTGGTTTGCGCGAGTGGCTATGGAAGTGCACGGATGTTACAGAGTCGATTGGAAAAGGAATTCCCCCAGGAGTTGGAGATTGTAGAAGTTGCTAGCTACCTTGACTTGTCCGAACACAAGCTAAAAGGAATTGATTTTATCATTTCCTCAGTCGATTTAGGAAATTTGGTCTTTCTCGTTCCAGTTGTTAGAGTAAATGTCCTCTTGCAGTCACAAGACATTGCGCGTATTCGTGCTCATATGGCGAAAAAAGCATGGACGAGTAGTGATTCTGATCTGGTTCATACGAGTGAACCAAGGCAAAATCAGCAGTCATTAGATATCACTCAACTCTTTCAAGAACATCAATTTTTATACTTTGACAAGGCAGTTGATAAAGAGACGCTTCTATCAGAAATGATACAACGTTTGGATGAAGCAGAAAATCAGCCATTTCAGTTGGATTTCCGTAAGCAAATTGCTGTCCGTGAAAATCTGAGTTCGATTGTCTATGATGAAGTTCTAGCCTTTCCACATCCAGCAAAAGCTCTATCTTTGACGGAACAAGTAGTAGTAGCGATTTGTCAAGAACCCGTAAAGTGGGACAAAGAACATGAAAAGGTACAGTTTATCTTCCTTCTTTCGCCTTCAAAAGGAAAAAATGAGCGGATGAAGGTATTGACTCCAGCCTTGGCTAGTTTTGTCCATTGTCCAGAGCTACATAAAGAATTGTTGAGCAAACCAACACTAGAAAATTTTATAACAGTAGTACGCCCTTTATTATAG